In the genome of Pichia kudriavzevii chromosome 4, complete sequence, one region contains:
- a CDS encoding uncharacterized protein (PKUD0D04000; similar to Saccharomyces cerevisiae YPL173W (MRPL40); ancestral locus Anc_8.706): protein MSSLAKSNSKRYGRELSRYPHYIRKMFEQMQERSQLPAFRSPFRQVDSKQRYIKPQQWGVQPGDTVLITKGKYAGSTSKVVALQNETNRVFIEHSETKRVVVPKEFWQPGQTSHIIDYPLPVHPKDLKVVGTIVNEDGTEKKIAADKLVFKGEYWDEDYKKMMPYRRVKYNENIIIPWPRPEPVEDCEYSTSEELVEERTFFPNSIVFSDSPVDLLKSMRHPLMKRPYKWNKQYLTKSDVKRLVPPSPILSEAKLAGRAEREQIRESLPTSPSPETINLVGDKVAQYLNNMNDERLAKYINKMDPTYIKPSVAIKEAQKKLYDEKVRENQEMNKIKSYVIAKYKTRRITKN, encoded by the coding sequence ATGTCATCCCTTGCTaaatcaaactcaaagCGTTATGGCAGGGAACTTAGCCGTTACCCCCACTACATTCGTAAGATGTTTGAGCAGATGCAAGAACGTTCCCAACTTCCTGCTTTTCGGTCACCATTTCGCCAAGTTGACTCGAAGCAACGTTATATCAAACCTCAACAATGGGGGGTCCAGCCAGGTGACACGGTCTTGATTACAAAGGGTAAATATGCCGGTTCTACTTCAAAGGTTGTTGCCTTACAAAATGAAACGAATCGTGTATTTATTGAACATAGTGAAACCAAGAGAGTTGTTGTTCCAAAGGAATTTTGGCAACCAGGCCAAACTTCTCATATAATTGATTACCCGTTACCTGTTCACCCTaaagatttgaaagtaGTTGGTACTATAGTCAATGAAGATGGTACCGAGAAGAAAATTGCTGCCGATAAGCTTGTGTTTAAAGGTGAATATTGGGATGAAGattacaagaaaatgatgcCATACAGAAGAGTCaaatataatgaaaacatcattATTCCATGGCCAAGACCAGAACCTGTTGAAGACTGTGAATATTCTACAAGTGAAGAGCTAGTTGAGGAAAGAACTTTCTTTCCTAATTCAATTGTATTTTCAGATTCTCCAGTCGATCTGCTTAAATCCATGAGACAtccattgatgaagagaCCTTATAAATGGAACAAACAGTACTTAACGAAGAGCGACGTTAAGAGATTAGTTCCACCTTCTCCTATTTTGAGCGAAGCAAAGTTAGCCGGCAGAGCTGAAAGAGAACAGATTAGAGAATCTTTACCAACTTCCCCATCGCCTGAAACTATTAATTTGGTTGGTGACAAGGTTGCACAatatttgaacaatatgAATGATGAACGCCTTGCTAAATACATTAACAAGATGGATCCAACGTATATCAAACCTTCTGTTGCTATTAAGGAAGCTCAAAAGAAGTTGTACGATGAGAAGGTAAgagaaaaccaagaaaTGAACAAAATTAAGTCTTATGTTATTGCGAAATataaaacaagaagaatcaCAAAGAATTAG
- a CDS encoding uncharacterized protein (PKUD0D04010; Pfam Domains: HATPase_c(2e-39)|HAMP(1.6e-35)|Response_reg(2e- 32)|HisKA(5.3e-21)), which yields MVGGSNLEEIIETLSDPSRFNSEKEINNKKLREKILAEINLLRQENEKYKETIRIKTLRNEEFRHSLSEIGSVITSVALGDLSKRITIKEDENEETIDADIFRTKRTINFMVDQLDNFTNGVNTLANQVANGKLGGTVAYKDAKGVWNDLIINVNAMANNLTNQVREISIVTSAVANGDLSQKIKVEAQGEIFTLQNTINRMVDQLRTFAFEVTRVARETGVEGRLGGQAQIQNVSGIWEELTDNVNAMALNLTTQVRNIANVTTAVANGDLSTKVTADCKGEILELKTTINGMVDRLRTFVEEVRTLATEVGTKGILGGQAKVTDVEGAWKDVTQKVNIMANNLTSQVRSIATVTTSVAHGDLSKKITVEAQGEILELKNTINKMVDSLQVFAKEVTKVAKEVGIDGKLGVQAEVNDVDGLWKEITTNVNTMASNLTSQVRAFAQITAAATDGDFTRFITVEASGEMDALKTKINQMVLNLRESIQRNTAAREAAELANKTKSEFLANTSHEIRTPMNGIIGMTQLTLETELTQYQREMLSIVHNLANSLLTIIDDILDISKIEANRMTIEQIEFSLRTTIFGALKTLSVKSIEKQLDLIYEVDSQCPDFLVGDSFRLKQVILNLIGNAIKFTSKGKIIVSTTKREDVGDKIKLEFCVSDTGIGIPKDKLELIFQNFCQADGSTTRKFGGTGLGLSISKQLIHLMGGDIWVTSEYGKGSNFYFTILVSPVNISLEKQLETLRPYRSQKILIATTDILESYVPQLVSDLESLLLEPHVLKIDDFNSDLKFAEEDSYDTIIIDNLKTGYKLRLLPQIKYVPLVLLHPHLPQLNMRVCLDLGISSYGNIPCSISDLGSVLLPALESKIIPPDNDGSVSYKILLAEDNLVNQKLAVKILEKHGHKVTVVENGQEAVDAVKTDTYDVILMDVQMPVMGGFEATRLIREWEKKKYADAAICFKSPIIALTAHAMLGDRERCLKSQMDEYLSKPLKPALLLQTISKCIHNMNQLREISRIGEGRDGNAEFKKFINQELLKRGGSDSLVKTEPRSNSKRLKYNGKD from the coding sequence ATGGTGGGGGGATCTAATTTGGAGGAGATTATCGAAACTCTCTCCGATCCGTCTAGATTCAACTCGGAGaaggaaatcaacaacaaaaaattaagGGAAAAAATTTTAGCTGAGATCAACCTATTAAGACaagaaaacgaaaaatataaagaaaCTATAAGAATCAAAACCTTACGTAATGAAGAATTCAGGCATTCTTTATCAGAGATCGGGTCCGTTATTACATCCGTTGCACTAGGTGACCTATCCAAACGGATCACAATAAAGGAGGATGAAAACGAGGAAACTATCGATGCCGATATTTTCAGGACAAAGAGAACAATCAATTTTATGGTTGATCAACTAGATAACTTCACAAACGGCGTGAACACTTTAGCCAACCAGGTTGCAAATGGTAAACTTGGTGGTACTGTAGCTTATAAGGATGCAAAAGGTGTGTGGAACGACCTAATCATTAATGTCAATGCAATGGCCAACAATTTGACAAATCAAGTTAGAGAGATTTCTATTGTTACAAGTGCCGTTGCAAATGGTGACTTATCCcaaaaaattaaagttGAGGCACAAGGTGAAATCTTTACCCTACAAAATACAATCAATCGAATGGTTGATCAATTGAGAACGTTTGCATTTGAGGTTACCAGGGTGGCGAGAGAAACCGGTGTTGAAGGCAGATTAGGTGGCCAAGCTCAGATTCAAAATGTGTCCGGTATCTGGGAAGAGTTGACTGATAACGTCAATGCGATGGCTTTGAATCTAACGACTCAGGTTAGAAACATTGCCAATGTCACCACAGCTGTGGCAAATGGAGATTTGTCAACAAAGGTGACTGCAGATTGTAAAGGtgaaattttggaattaaaaacaacaattaATGGTATGGTTGATAGATTAAGAACTTTTGTTGAGGAAGTTAGGACTTTAGCAACAGAAGTTGGTACAAAAGGTATCTTGGGTGGGCAGGCCAAAGTAACCGACGTTGAAGGTGCATGGAAAGACGTTACTCAGAAGGTTAACATTATGGCAAATAATTTAACAAGTCAGGTTCGGTCAATTGCAACAGTTACAACATCTGTGGCTCATGGAGATTTATCTAAGAAAATCACTGTTGAAGCACAAGGTGAAATtcttgaattgaaaaatactaTCAATAAGATGGTTGATTCGTTACAAGTTTTCGCTAAGGAAGTTACGAAGGTTGCCAAAGAGGTCGGTATTGATGGTAAGTTAGGTGTTCAAGCGGAAGTAAACGATGTTGACGGTTTGTGGAAGGAAATTACAACCAACGTCAACACTATGGCATCAAATTTAACTTCTCAAGTTAGAGCGTTTGCACAAATCACGGCTGCTGCAACTGACGGAGATTTTACAAGATTTATTACCGTCGAAGCGTCAGGTGAAATGGATGCGTTAAAGACAAAGATCAACCAAATGGTTTTAAATCTAAGAGAATccattcaaagaaatacaGCCGCTAGAGAAGCTGCAGAATTAGCCAATAAAACTAAATCTGAATTTTTGGCAAACACGTCCCATGAAATCAGAACTCCAATGAATGGTATTATTGGTATGACACAATTAACTCTTGAAACTGAATTAACACAATACCAAAGAGAGATGTTGTCAATTGTTCATAACCTTGCAAACTCTTTACTAACTatcattgatgatattctagatatttccaaaattgagGCAAATAGGATGACAATTGAACAGATTGAATTCTCCTTAAGAACAACTATTTTTGGTGCATTGAAAACACTGAGTGTTAAATCTATCGAGAAGCAACTAGATTTGATCTACGAAGTTGATAGCCAGTGTCCTGATTTTCTAGTTGGAGATTCATTCAGATTGAAACAAGTTATCCTCAATTTGATTGGTAATGCAATCAAATTTACAAGCAAAGGTAAAATTATTGTATCGACGACTAAGAGAGAGGATGTCGGTGACAAGATAAAATTAGAGTTTTGTGTTTCGGATACTGGTATTGGTATTCCCAAAGATAAACTTGAactaatttttcaaaacttttgcCAAGCTGATGGCTCAACAACTAGGAAATTTGGTGGTACAGGTTTAGGTTTATCTATTTCTAAACAATTAATTCACCTCATGGGTGGTGATATTTGGGTTACCTCGGAATATGGTAAAGGTTcaaatttttatttcacAATCTTAGTATCCCCAGTTAATATTTCGCTTGAAAAACAACTTGAAACTCTAAGGCCGTATAGATCACAGAAGATCTTAATTGCCACCACTGACATACTTGAAAGTTATGTCCCGCAATTGGTTTCTGATTTGGAGAGCTTACTTTTGGAGCCGCATGTGTTGAAAATCGATGACTTCAACAGTGATTTGAAGTttgcagaagaagattcATATGATACGATCATTATTgacaatttgaaaactggATATAAATTAAGATTGTTGCCCCAAATTAAATATGTTCCACTAGTTTTATTGCATCCTCATCTACCGCAATTAAACATGAGAGTATGTTTGGACTTGGGCATATCATCTTATGGTAATATACCATGTTCGATATCAGATTTAGGATCTGTATTATTACCTGCTCTAGAGAGTAAAATCATACCACCTGATAATGACGGATCGGTCTCGTACAAGATTCTATTAGCAGAGGATAATCTAGTTAATCAAAAATTAGCCGTCAAGATTCTCGAAAAGCATGGTCATAAAGTcactgttgttgaaaatgggCAAGAAGCCGTCGATGCTGTCAAGACAGATACTTATGATGTTATTCTAATGGACGTGCAAATGCCTGTAATGGGAGGTTTCGAGGCAACCAGGCTAATCCGTGAATgggagaagaagaagtatGCAGATGCAGCAATTTGTTTTAAATCGCCAATTATTGCTCTAACAGCACATGCGATGTTAGGTGATAGGGAGCGTTGTTTGAAATCCCAAATGGATGAGTATCTCTCTAAACCCTTAAAACCTGCGCTCTTGTTGCAAACCATATCCAAAT
- a CDS encoding uncharacterized protein (PKUD0D04005): MTRSTGTFELKTYRHISNYPFVQEFSALLTSITILNSLLTIVKGYINLALQNLSKYQIFTTYANSLDTTLDSWLSFFDQKLPFMSNFSFGKHYHDLQQYCYEVVASLNSRYLSLRKSLESVFESSLKKLEPILRLTNNYYESILNFILPMSPTSKTEAIVGKITESSEIDRMKNLSLETYKRLQLTASNVSKLPVHVSDTYKKELENEKSATKAVTSTTRKLSNDAYQTIKPTIEKVVSLTKSTTEEAKNPILDFSEEVIHNAATATGVEVH, encoded by the coding sequence ATGACGAGAAGCACCGGCACATTTGAACTGAAAACATATCGCCACATCTCCAACTACCCCTTTGTACAAGAATTTAGTGCCTTGTTAACAAGTATTACTATTTTAAACTCTTTACTGACTATCGTGAAAGGTTATATTAATTTGGCACTCCAAAATCTATCTAAATACCAAATATTCACAACATATGCGAACTCTTTGGATACCACCTTGGATAGCTGGTTGTCTTTTTTCGATCAGAAACTTCCATTTATGTCgaacttttcatttggtaAGCATTACCATGATCTTCAGCAATATTGTTACGAAGTGGTTGCATCTTTGAATTCTAGGTACTTGAGCCTAAGAAAGTCTTTGGAATCCGTGTTTGAGTCAAGTCTTAAAAAGCTTGAGCCAATTTTAAGGTTAACTAACAACTATTATGAAAgcattttgaatttcattttACCAATGTCTCCAACAAGTAAGACTGAAGCCATTGTCGGTAAAATCACTGAGAGTTCAGAGATTGATAGAATGAAGAACTTATCTTTGGAAACATACAAGAGGTTGCAGTTGACTGCCTCTAATGTTTCCAAACTTCCAGTGCACGTATCTGATACATATAAGAAGGAATTAGAGAATGAGAAATCGGCTACCAAGGCTGTCACATCCACCACTAGAAAGTTGTCGAATGATGCTTATCAAACAATAAAGCCAACCATAGAAAAAGTTGTTAGTTTGACCAAGTCCACAACTGAAGAGGCAAAAAATccaattcttgattttagTGAAGAAGTGATTCACAATGCGGCAACGGCTACTGGGGTAGAAGTTCACTAG